One Candidatus Methylomirabilota bacterium genomic region harbors:
- a CDS encoding prepilin-type N-terminal cleavage/methylation domain-containing protein: MRRSNQGLGGGIPRERGFTLVELMVVVAVIGVLATLAIPLYTNIQARGRLAKAQADSRTLASAISVYGTHMGRIPTALTQLTVVATNAQGLRAGPFVASVPLAPGGWIAYTYTPNTTAGTFTITTSGDGTTVNIP; this comes from the coding sequence ATGCGCCGGTCCAATCAGGGACTCGGAGGCGGCATTCCACGCGAGCGCGGGTTCACGCTCGTCGAGCTGATGGTCGTGGTCGCCGTGATCGGCGTGCTCGCCACCCTGGCGATCCCCCTGTACACCAACATCCAGGCTCGCGGCCGGCTGGCGAAGGCCCAGGCCGATTCCCGCACGCTGGCCTCGGCGATCAGCGTCTACGGCACTCACATGGGTCGCATCCCGACCGCGCTCACCCAGCTCACCGTCGTCGCGACCAACGCTCAGGGCCTTCGCGCCGGTCCCTTCGTCGCGAGCGTGCCGCTGGCGCCGGGCGGATGGATCGCCTACACGTACACCCCGAACACGACGGCCGGGACGTTCACGATCACCACCAGCGGAGACGGCACCACCGTCAACATTCCGTAG
- a CDS encoding IscS subfamily cysteine desulfurase, with product MALKLPIFMDSQSTTPVDPRVLEAMIPYFTEKFGHPASRNHPFGWEAEGGVDQAREQIARLIGARDPKEVVFTSGGTEAINLALKGVAEMYREKGNHIVTTTIEQRATLDVCKRLERQGFDVTYVPVGRDGLVDVETVRAALTPKTVLVSVMFANNEIGTIQPIAELGKLAKEKGILFHTDATQAVGKIPVDVEAMGVDLLSATAHMLYGPKGVGALYVRRKNPRVRLAPMVDGGGHERGMRSGTVPVPLAVGFGKAAEIAREEMAEESTRLAALRDRLQEQIVSKVDEAYVNGHPTLRLPHNLNISFAYVEGESVLMGLNREAALASGSACTSATLEPSYVISALGVDSELAHSSIRFGLHRFTTEEEVDFVARKTVEVIQRLREMSPLYELAKEGVDLKSIHWKAE from the coding sequence ATGGCGTTGAAGCTTCCCATCTTCATGGACAGCCAGTCCACGACCCCGGTAGACCCGCGCGTGCTCGAGGCGATGATCCCGTACTTCACGGAGAAGTTCGGCCATCCGGCGAGCCGCAACCATCCCTTCGGCTGGGAGGCGGAGGGGGGCGTGGACCAGGCCCGCGAGCAGATCGCCCGGCTGATCGGCGCCCGCGATCCGAAGGAAGTGGTGTTCACCTCGGGGGGTACCGAGGCGATCAACCTGGCGCTGAAGGGTGTGGCCGAGATGTACCGGGAGAAGGGCAATCACATCGTCACCACCACGATCGAGCAGCGGGCCACCCTCGACGTGTGCAAGCGGCTGGAGCGGCAGGGCTTCGACGTGACCTACGTGCCGGTCGGCCGCGACGGCCTGGTGGACGTCGAGACGGTGCGCGCGGCCCTGACTCCGAAGACCGTCCTCGTCTCGGTGATGTTCGCCAACAATGAGATCGGGACGATCCAGCCGATCGCCGAGCTGGGCAAGCTGGCCAAGGAGAAGGGGATCCTGTTCCATACCGACGCCACTCAGGCGGTCGGCAAGATCCCGGTGGACGTCGAGGCCATGGGTGTCGACCTGCTCTCGGCCACCGCCCACATGCTCTACGGCCCCAAGGGTGTTGGCGCGCTGTACGTGCGGCGGAAGAACCCGCGCGTGCGCCTAGCCCCCATGGTGGACGGCGGCGGTCACGAGCGCGGCATGCGATCGGGCACGGTGCCGGTCCCCCTGGCGGTCGGCTTCGGCAAGGCGGCCGAGATCGCCCGCGAGGAGATGGCGGAGGAGTCGACGCGGCTGGCCGCCCTCCGGGACCGGCTGCAGGAGCAGATCGTCTCGAAGGTGGACGAAGCCTACGTCAACGGCCACCCGACGCTGCGGCTGCCCCACAACCTGAACATCTCGTTCGCCTACGTCGAGGGCGAGTCCGTGCTCATGGGGCTCAACCGCGAAGCCGCGCTGGCCTCGGGCTCGGCCTGCACCTCGGCGACGCTCGAGCCCTCCTACGTCATCTCCGCCCTCGGGGTGGACTCGGAGCTGGCCCACTCGTCCATCCGCTTCGGGCTGCACCGGTTCACCACCGAGGAGGAGGTGGACTTCGTGGCGCGCAAGACGGTCGAGGTCATCCAGCGGCTGCGGGAGATGTCGCCGCTGTACGAGCTGGCGAAGGAAGGCGTGGACCTGAAGTCGATCCACTGGAAAGCGGAATAG
- a CDS encoding VWA domain-containing protein codes for MNFLSPLALLMATLSVPLLLLYFLKVRRRQMRVSSLLLWDPSLRDREASTFFQRLQRDPLLILQILALLALSVALARPAVNVMGQGAKRVAIVIDSSASMKATDVPGSRFIQAQRAALGLLGQLGEGAEVMVIDAGVQPRVLVPFTREHDRVASSIRSMEAHDLPNRLAEGLRTARALVGTDPRAEIHVFTDGSHPAAARAQGNDVRVRWTGTGRRSHNVGITSLAVRRNYFGTYNSQAFFSVGNFSSEQQNLSLRLTLDDEVLSERTLTLGPQVRRAIVVPFSEQRGGVLKLRLDVSDDLDADNVAYAVIPPPRTISVLLVSPGNLFLEKALQTDPQVKLEVRKPDAYPGGMEGFDVVVVDSVSPQKLGNGRFVLVNTVPSDVPLEVLGRLDSPTIMDWDRTHPIMRQVDLAKVTMEDAMRVRPLAAGKTLVEAVGGPLVYALEERDRKALFFGFDLFRSDFPLRVAFPLMLSKGLRWLHPAGLDQSSLQLQAGQPILIPVEHGVTTATVRTPSGRSVRAQVNRGMASFTETDEVGVYAVVTGRGETRVAVNLMNADESDLTPQPLPTFVEGARPESPPVLIQRELWPFFVGLALLLFAVEGFLYWRRQTGGRLGLPRGLGDRWALGLRCLLVAVLLLALTRPTVPRWADRLNVTFLLDASDSVSLAARESAYRFASQAAGAMQPGDQAALVVFGEEAVVDQPLRPTAKIERPQAQVPGRGTNLAQALQLGLATAPAGQANRFVLLTDGRQNQGNALAVAQAAKDAGADIYYVPAPLTFTQEVVVESMVLPQEVKFGEPFQAKVVAWSQAETQGRLSLYRNGEFLGSQVVRLSPGKNVYTYRQSLEQSGIHVYQAALDVDGDTIEENNRAIGTLVVRGRPQVLLAEKDRTQAQALSAALRSQHVDVTVVEADKIPKDMAGLQKYDGLILSNVSSLKMTKKQMENIRDYVREQGGGLIMLGGEESFGLGGYYRTPIEEALPVTMEVKQKIEIPSLAVVLSIDRSGSMAMTTDEKVTKLDIAKEAAHLVVDLLDERNEVGVMSWDTEFIWDSPLRPARDKQTIHHAIATIKAGGGTDGYPALKESYQVLFDRPALLKHVIFLSDGQMTRGDFAGLLRRMAKDKITVSTVAIGKDADVPLMVDVAKWGRGRFYYTEDDSTIPRIFTLETQLASKASLVEQPFKPTVASPAHEAIQEINWKEAPPLGGYVATSMKANADLVLMTHQEDPLLATWRYGLGRSVAFTSDAKAKWGVLWVRWSGFNKFWSQVTRWALRTGTRSDTVATVSRTDNDGEVLVDAIDPKGEFINFLDSQVGVVSPDKTRTVIDLEQIGPGRYRGRFPAGQEGVYLVGMAQRRADQMVGSQLAGLVVPYGREFRDLGVDETFLRELTELTGGGMLADPKDAFLQNRHKSRLSLDIWPWLVGAVAVLLIPEIALRRIGPVGLGRLWARVGRGKGGAGHENADRS; via the coding sequence ATGAACTTCCTGAGTCCGCTCGCGCTCTTGATGGCCACGCTGTCGGTCCCGCTGCTCCTGCTCTACTTCCTGAAGGTCCGCCGGCGGCAGATGCGGGTGTCGAGCCTGCTGCTCTGGGACCCGTCGCTCCGGGATCGGGAGGCCTCGACCTTCTTCCAGCGCCTGCAGCGCGACCCCCTCCTCATCCTGCAGATCCTCGCCCTCCTCGCCCTTTCGGTGGCCCTCGCCCGACCCGCGGTGAACGTCATGGGGCAGGGGGCGAAGCGGGTCGCCATCGTGATCGACAGCTCCGCGTCCATGAAGGCCACCGACGTGCCCGGCTCGCGCTTCATCCAGGCGCAGCGCGCCGCGCTCGGGCTGCTGGGGCAGCTCGGCGAGGGCGCCGAGGTCATGGTGATCGACGCGGGCGTGCAGCCGAGGGTGCTGGTGCCGTTCACCCGCGAGCACGATCGCGTGGCGTCGTCCATCCGCTCGATGGAAGCGCACGACCTGCCCAACCGCCTCGCCGAGGGGCTGCGCACCGCGCGGGCGCTGGTGGGGACCGATCCGCGGGCCGAGATCCACGTCTTCACCGACGGATCCCATCCCGCCGCGGCCCGCGCCCAGGGCAACGACGTGCGGGTGCGCTGGACGGGGACGGGCCGGCGCTCCCACAACGTGGGCATCACGAGCCTCGCGGTCCGGCGCAACTACTTCGGCACCTACAATTCGCAGGCCTTCTTCTCGGTCGGCAATTTCTCGAGCGAGCAGCAGAACCTGTCGTTGCGCCTGACCCTCGACGACGAGGTGCTGAGCGAGCGCACGCTCACCCTGGGGCCCCAGGTGCGGCGGGCCATCGTGGTGCCGTTCAGCGAGCAGCGCGGCGGGGTGTTGAAGCTGCGCCTCGATGTCTCGGACGATCTCGACGCGGACAACGTCGCCTACGCGGTGATCCCGCCGCCCCGCACCATCTCGGTCCTGCTCGTGAGCCCGGGGAACCTGTTCCTGGAGAAGGCGCTGCAGACCGATCCGCAGGTGAAGCTCGAGGTGCGCAAGCCGGACGCCTACCCGGGCGGGATGGAAGGCTTCGACGTGGTGGTGGTGGACAGCGTGAGCCCGCAGAAGCTCGGCAACGGCCGCTTCGTGCTCGTGAACACGGTGCCCTCGGACGTGCCGCTCGAGGTGCTCGGCCGGCTCGATTCGCCGACCATCATGGACTGGGACCGTACGCATCCGATCATGCGGCAGGTCGACCTCGCCAAGGTGACCATGGAAGACGCCATGCGCGTCCGGCCCCTCGCCGCGGGCAAGACCCTGGTGGAGGCGGTCGGCGGCCCGCTGGTCTACGCGCTCGAGGAGCGCGACCGCAAAGCGCTCTTCTTCGGATTCGATCTCTTCCGCAGCGACTTCCCGCTGCGGGTCGCCTTCCCGCTGATGCTCTCCAAGGGTCTGCGCTGGCTGCATCCGGCCGGACTCGATCAGAGCAGCCTGCAGCTGCAGGCCGGACAGCCGATCCTCATCCCGGTCGAGCACGGGGTGACCACCGCCACGGTGCGGACGCCCTCCGGCCGGAGCGTGCGGGCCCAGGTCAACCGGGGGATGGCCAGCTTCACGGAGACCGACGAGGTCGGCGTCTACGCGGTCGTCACCGGGCGCGGCGAGACGCGGGTGGCCGTGAACCTCATGAACGCCGACGAGTCCGACCTCACCCCGCAGCCGCTGCCCACCTTCGTCGAGGGCGCGCGGCCGGAATCCCCGCCGGTCCTGATCCAGCGGGAGCTGTGGCCGTTCTTCGTGGGCCTGGCCCTCCTGTTGTTCGCGGTCGAGGGCTTCCTCTACTGGCGGCGTCAGACCGGCGGCCGGCTCGGCCTGCCGCGCGGTCTGGGCGATCGCTGGGCGCTCGGCCTGCGGTGCCTGCTGGTCGCGGTGCTGCTGCTGGCCCTCACGCGGCCGACCGTGCCCCGCTGGGCGGACCGGCTGAACGTCACGTTCCTCCTGGACGCGTCGGACAGCGTGAGCCTCGCCGCGCGGGAGAGCGCGTATCGCTTCGCCTCCCAGGCGGCCGGCGCGATGCAGCCGGGTGATCAGGCCGCGCTCGTGGTGTTCGGCGAGGAAGCGGTGGTGGACCAGCCGCTGCGGCCCACCGCGAAGATCGAGCGCCCGCAGGCGCAGGTGCCGGGACGCGGGACCAATCTCGCCCAGGCTCTGCAGCTGGGGCTCGCCACCGCGCCGGCCGGCCAGGCCAACCGCTTCGTGCTGCTCACCGACGGACGCCAGAACCAGGGCAATGCGCTCGCGGTGGCGCAAGCCGCGAAGGACGCGGGGGCCGACATCTATTACGTGCCGGCGCCGCTGACCTTCACCCAGGAAGTGGTGGTCGAATCCATGGTGCTGCCCCAGGAGGTGAAGTTCGGCGAGCCGTTCCAGGCCAAGGTGGTGGCCTGGAGCCAGGCCGAGACGCAGGGGCGGCTCTCGCTATACCGTAACGGGGAGTTCCTCGGCTCGCAGGTCGTCCGGCTGTCGCCGGGCAAGAACGTCTACACCTATCGCCAGTCGCTCGAGCAGAGCGGCATCCACGTGTACCAGGCCGCCCTCGACGTCGACGGCGACACCATCGAGGAGAACAACCGCGCGATCGGCACCCTGGTCGTGCGCGGCCGCCCCCAGGTGCTGCTGGCCGAGAAGGATCGCACGCAGGCCCAGGCCCTCTCGGCGGCGCTGCGCTCGCAGCACGTCGACGTCACGGTGGTCGAGGCCGACAAGATCCCGAAGGACATGGCCGGGCTGCAGAAGTATGACGGGCTCATCCTGTCCAACGTCTCCTCGCTCAAGATGACCAAGAAGCAGATGGAGAATATCCGCGACTACGTCCGCGAGCAGGGCGGCGGGCTCATCATGCTAGGCGGCGAGGAGAGCTTCGGCCTCGGCGGCTACTATCGCACCCCGATCGAGGAAGCGCTGCCGGTCACCATGGAGGTGAAGCAGAAGATCGAGATCCCGAGCCTCGCGGTGGTGCTCTCCATCGACCGCTCGGGCTCCATGGCCATGACCACCGACGAGAAGGTGACCAAGCTCGACATCGCCAAGGAGGCCGCGCATCTGGTGGTGGACCTGCTGGACGAGCGCAACGAGGTCGGGGTCATGAGCTGGGACACCGAGTTCATCTGGGACTCGCCGCTCCGACCCGCGCGCGACAAGCAGACCATCCACCACGCCATCGCCACCATCAAGGCGGGTGGCGGAACGGACGGGTATCCCGCGCTCAAGGAGTCGTACCAGGTCCTGTTCGACCGGCCCGCGCTCCTCAAGCACGTCATCTTCCTCTCGGACGGCCAGATGACGCGCGGCGACTTCGCGGGCCTGTTGCGCCGCATGGCCAAGGACAAGATCACGGTCTCCACGGTGGCCATCGGGAAGGACGCCGACGTGCCGTTGATGGTGGACGTGGCCAAGTGGGGCCGCGGCCGCTTCTACTACACCGAGGACGATTCCACCATCCCGCGTATCTTCACGCTGGAGACCCAGCTGGCCTCCAAGGCCTCGCTGGTGGAGCAGCCATTCAAGCCCACGGTGGCGAGCCCGGCCCACGAGGCCATTCAGGAGATCAACTGGAAGGAAGCGCCGCCGCTCGGCGGCTACGTGGCCACCAGCATGAAGGCGAACGCGGACCTGGTGTTGATGACCCACCAGGAAGACCCGCTGCTCGCCACCTGGCGCTACGGCCTCGGCCGCTCGGTGGCGTTCACCTCCGACGCCAAGGCCAAGTGGGGCGTGCTCTGGGTCCGCTGGAGCGGCTTCAACAAGTTCTGGTCGCAGGTGACGCGGTGGGCGTTGCGGACGGGGACCCGCAGCGATACGGTGGCCACCGTCTCGCGAACGGACAACGACGGCGAGGTGCTCGTGGACGCCATCGATCCCAAGGGCGAGTTCATCAACTTCCTCGACTCGCAGGTCGGGGTGGTGTCGCCCGACAAAACGCGGACCGTGATCGACCTCGAGCAGATCGGCCCCGGCCGCTATCGCGGCCGATTCCCGGCGGGACAGGAAGGCGTGTATCTGGTGGGCATGGCGCAGCGGCGCGCCGACCAGATGGTGGGATCCCAGCTCGCGGGACTGGTCGTCCCCTATGGTCGCGAGTTCCGCGACCTGGGCGTCGACGAGACGTTCTTGCGCGAGCTGACCGAGCTGACCGGGGGCGGGATGCTCGCGGATCCGAAGGACGCGTTCCTCCAGAATCGGCACAAGTCACGCCTCAGCCTCGACATCTGGCCGTGGCTGGTGGGGGCGGTGGCCGTGCTGCTGATCCCGGAGATCGCGTTGCGGCGCATCGGACCGGTCGGGCTCGGCCGGCTGTGGGCGCGGGTGGGACGCGGCAAAGGAGGAGCAGGGCATGAGAACGCTGACCGGAGCTAG
- a CDS encoding iron-sulfur cluster assembly accessory protein gives MALAMTDNAVKQVKGLIEAQKLENVYLRMGVKGGGCSGLSYSLELDNEIGPHDKTFEIDGVQVVCDKKSYLYLNGTTLDYVMQGLTGGFTFVNPNAKSSCGCGTSFSA, from the coding sequence ATGGCGCTCGCGATGACCGACAACGCGGTGAAACAGGTGAAGGGCCTCATCGAGGCCCAGAAGCTGGAGAACGTGTATCTCCGCATGGGGGTCAAGGGCGGAGGCTGCTCGGGCTTGTCTTATTCGCTGGAGCTCGACAACGAGATCGGGCCTCACGACAAGACGTTCGAGATCGACGGGGTCCAGGTCGTGTGTGACAAGAAGAGCTACCTGTACCTCAACGGCACCACCCTCGACTACGTGATGCAGGGGCTGACGGGCGGCTTCACGTTCGTCAATCCCAACGCGAAATCGAGCTGTGGGTGCGGCACGTCGTTCTCGGCCTAG
- the iscU gene encoding Fe-S cluster assembly scaffold IscU has product MAYSDKVVDHYNNPRNVGSFTKDTPGVGTGLVGAPECGDVMKLQIKVNVDTGVIEDAKFKTFGCGSAIASSSLATEWLKGRTVDEAAKIKNTDIVSELKLPPVKIHCSVLAEDAIKAALQDYREKWNKSEAPSGRDAS; this is encoded by the coding sequence ATGGCCTACAGCGATAAGGTAGTCGACCACTACAACAACCCGCGCAACGTGGGGTCCTTCACCAAGGACACCCCCGGGGTCGGGACGGGCCTGGTGGGCGCGCCGGAATGCGGCGACGTCATGAAGCTGCAGATCAAGGTCAATGTCGACACCGGCGTCATCGAAGACGCCAAGTTCAAGACCTTCGGCTGCGGCAGCGCCATCGCCTCCTCCAGCCTGGCCACCGAATGGCTGAAGGGCCGGACGGTGGACGAGGCGGCCAAGATCAAGAACACGGACATCGTGAGCGAACTGAAGCTGCCGCCCGTGAAGATCCACTGCTCCGTGCTGGCCGAGGACGCGATCAAGGCCGCGCTCCAGGACTACCGCGAGAAGTGGAACAAGAGCGAAGCCCCGTCCGGGCGGGACGCGTCCTAA
- a CDS encoding galactose-1-phosphate uridylyltransferase, with protein MSDLRKDPTRGRWVLVRPGLKRPASSVCPFCPGNESLTPPEIFAYRKEGARPNGPGWTVRVIPEADPYFRIEQELVREGVGLYDRISPRGATELIVESPSHDDTAATLGDGQWEQVLWMYGERIRDLKQDPNIRDILVTRRHRAPGSQITHPYSRLTAIPIIFDEVRRKLRECREHYEYKRRCVYCDMIRQEIAAGDRVVRFTDHFLALSPYAARSPFETWILPRQHSCVYEGSLTGEVVSDLGTILGGLFRTLAGKLGDPAFEMTLYTAPNLAAKILPGEWATIADDYHWHIEVCTTPDRSNGVGGIHVNDTPPEDAAKELRESWM; from the coding sequence ATGAGCGATCTGCGCAAGGATCCGACCCGCGGCCGCTGGGTGCTCGTGCGGCCCGGCCTCAAGCGGCCCGCGTCGTCGGTGTGCCCGTTCTGTCCGGGCAACGAGTCCCTCACGCCGCCGGAGATCTTCGCGTATCGCAAGGAAGGCGCCCGTCCGAATGGACCGGGCTGGACGGTGCGCGTGATCCCGGAGGCGGATCCCTACTTCCGCATCGAGCAGGAGCTGGTGCGCGAGGGGGTGGGCCTGTACGATCGCATCTCCCCGCGCGGCGCTACCGAGCTGATCGTGGAAAGCCCGAGCCACGACGATACCGCGGCCACCCTCGGCGACGGGCAGTGGGAGCAGGTGCTCTGGATGTACGGCGAGCGGATCCGTGACCTCAAGCAGGATCCGAACATCCGTGACATCCTGGTGACCCGACGGCACCGCGCGCCCGGCTCGCAGATCACGCATCCCTATTCACGGCTCACCGCGATCCCGATCATCTTCGACGAGGTTCGCCGCAAGCTGCGGGAGTGCCGCGAGCACTACGAGTACAAGCGGCGCTGCGTGTACTGCGACATGATCCGCCAGGAGATCGCCGCGGGGGATCGCGTGGTCCGATTCACCGACCACTTCCTCGCGCTGTCGCCCTACGCGGCGCGATCGCCGTTCGAGACGTGGATCCTGCCCCGGCAGCACAGCTGCGTGTACGAAGGGTCGCTGACCGGCGAGGTGGTTTCCGATCTGGGCACCATCCTGGGCGGCCTCTTCCGGACCTTGGCCGGTAAGCTGGGCGATCCCGCCTTCGAGATGACCCTGTACACCGCGCCAAACCTGGCGGCCAAGATCCTGCCGGGCGAGTGGGCGACCATCGCCGACGACTATCACTGGCACATCGAGGTCTGTACCACCCCCGACCGCTCGAATGGCGTCGGCGGGATCCACGTCAATGACACTCCCCCCGAGGACGCCGCCAAGGAGCTCCGGGAGTCCTGGATGTAG
- a CDS encoding DUF58 domain-containing protein, translating into MTTVRTGQELLSADFLVQLERLSLLSRRSFRGRVKGERRSPRKGISVEFSDYRQYGVGDDLRYVDWNVYARLDRLYLKLFVDEEDLCLHLLLDASASMGFGEPSKLEHAARLAAALGFVGLVSLERVGVGVMRERMAEGFSPARGRSQVLPLMDFVGRLRAGGATSLNEGLAAYALRSREAGLAVLISDLMDPTGYERGLKALLERRFDVHVVHVLAPEEMNPGFGGDLRLLDAETDELRDLTLDGEALRAYQARLRDFLDRAEQFCRGNEITYHRVVTDTPVEEFMLRQLKGLLLG; encoded by the coding sequence GTGACCACGGTCCGCACCGGGCAGGAGCTGCTGTCCGCGGATTTCCTCGTCCAGCTCGAGCGCCTGAGCTTGCTCTCGCGCCGCTCCTTCCGCGGACGGGTGAAGGGGGAGCGGCGCAGTCCGCGCAAGGGCATCAGCGTGGAGTTCTCCGACTACCGTCAGTACGGCGTCGGCGACGACCTGCGCTACGTGGACTGGAACGTCTACGCCCGGCTCGACCGGCTCTATCTCAAGCTGTTCGTCGACGAGGAGGATCTCTGCCTCCATCTCCTCCTCGACGCCTCCGCGTCCATGGGCTTCGGCGAACCGTCCAAGCTCGAGCACGCGGCCAGGCTGGCCGCGGCGCTGGGCTTCGTGGGGCTGGTGAGTCTCGAGCGGGTCGGGGTCGGGGTGATGCGCGAGCGCATGGCCGAGGGCTTCAGCCCCGCGCGGGGCCGCAGCCAGGTGCTCCCCCTCATGGACTTCGTCGGACGGCTACGGGCGGGCGGGGCCACCTCGCTCAACGAGGGCCTCGCCGCGTATGCCCTGCGCTCGCGAGAGGCCGGGCTCGCGGTGCTGATCTCGGATCTGATGGACCCGACCGGATACGAGCGCGGGCTCAAGGCCCTGCTCGAGCGGCGCTTCGACGTGCACGTCGTCCACGTGCTGGCGCCCGAGGAGATGAACCCCGGCTTCGGCGGTGATCTGCGGCTGCTCGACGCCGAGACCGATGAGCTGCGGGACCTCACCCTCGACGGCGAGGCGCTGCGCGCCTACCAGGCCCGCCTGCGCGACTTCCTCGACCGGGCCGAGCAGTTCTGCCGCGGCAACGAGATCACCTACCACCGGGTGGTGACCGATACGCCGGTGGAGGAGTTCATGCTCCGACAGCTGAAGGGTCTGCTCCTCGGATGA
- a CDS encoding Rrf2 family transcriptional regulator, whose product MLRFTKRADYGLMAIHFIASHGDDGAVSAKRIAEEFHIPPERLAKILQRLAKKKLIAGHNGPKGGYVLTRPASHITVGQVVRALEGPLSVVSCMTPHDDCPQFARCNLRGPVQKIQAGITHVLDSMTLAELAVEPTAPVTPLVSIH is encoded by the coding sequence GTGCTGAGATTCACGAAGCGGGCGGACTACGGACTGATGGCGATCCACTTCATCGCTTCCCACGGCGACGATGGCGCGGTGAGCGCGAAGCGAATCGCCGAGGAGTTCCACATTCCGCCCGAGCGGCTGGCCAAGATCCTTCAGCGGCTGGCGAAGAAGAAGCTGATCGCCGGCCACAACGGGCCGAAGGGCGGCTACGTGCTGACCCGGCCGGCGTCCCACATCACCGTCGGTCAGGTGGTGCGGGCTCTCGAGGGCCCGCTGAGCGTGGTCAGCTGCATGACGCCTCACGACGACTGCCCGCAGTTCGCGCGCTGCAACTTGCGGGGGCCGGTGCAGAAGATCCAGGCCGGGATCACCCACGTGCTCGATAGCATGACGCTCGCCGAGCTGGCCGTGGAGCCCACAGCTCCAGTGACACCGCTGGTGAGCATTCACTAG
- a CDS encoding tetratricopeptide repeat protein, whose protein sequence is MRTLTGARKVVVTALLLTLAGAASLEAAPKPRNVLIVPFAGTDLTRDEQWIGEGVAQSLMLSLVNVPGLVQIDRDRLRQLPQPEAWDEATTLAAARKLAADVALYGEVKRTGADLIVQPRFLELRGDKVDKGSLDTFTVAEGQLLDRLRPLPAAYLKALNAPATDAEQARAQKWAAPTAQLKAYELYVRGRQAGYRGTQDGNEAAVEFLSRAIEADPQFVAAQYALGVVHQNLGNRWKAAAQFRASAQLDPTYPEPYKALGDLYLTAPRRLFEEAIKAYTKAIELRPFFAEAHVGLGDALAAKGDIDPAVTAYRKGLDYNPMNAKVHVSLGKIYYSEKGLYYESVTAYKKAIELDPAYLEARTGLAEVYEDKGLYKEAIEEYRKVVDADAKNTGALYNLALVYEKVDPKESISLWERYIALASSLPSEKDWVDVAKLHLKKLKHQQPN, encoded by the coding sequence ATGAGAACGCTGACCGGAGCTAGAAAGGTCGTCGTCACCGCACTGCTGCTCACGCTCGCGGGGGCGGCGAGCCTGGAGGCGGCGCCGAAGCCGCGCAACGTCCTGATCGTGCCGTTCGCGGGCACCGACCTCACCCGCGACGAGCAGTGGATCGGCGAGGGGGTCGCCCAGTCGCTCATGCTCTCTCTCGTCAACGTGCCGGGACTGGTGCAGATCGATCGCGATCGCCTCCGTCAGCTGCCTCAGCCCGAAGCGTGGGACGAGGCGACCACGCTCGCCGCGGCCCGGAAGCTCGCCGCGGACGTCGCGCTGTACGGCGAGGTGAAGCGCACCGGCGCGGATCTCATCGTGCAGCCGCGGTTCCTCGAGCTGCGCGGGGACAAGGTCGACAAGGGGAGCCTCGACACCTTCACGGTCGCGGAAGGCCAGCTGCTCGATCGCCTGCGTCCGCTGCCCGCCGCCTATCTCAAGGCGCTCAACGCGCCCGCGACCGACGCGGAGCAAGCTCGCGCCCAGAAGTGGGCGGCGCCCACCGCGCAGCTCAAGGCCTACGAGCTGTACGTGCGCGGTCGGCAGGCCGGATATCGCGGGACGCAGGACGGCAACGAAGCGGCGGTGGAATTCCTGAGCCGCGCGATCGAGGCCGATCCGCAGTTCGTGGCCGCGCAGTACGCCCTCGGCGTGGTCCACCAGAACCTGGGCAACCGGTGGAAGGCGGCCGCGCAGTTCCGGGCGTCGGCTCAGCTCGATCCCACCTATCCCGAGCCATACAAGGCGCTCGGCGACTTGTACCTGACCGCGCCGCGCCGCCTCTTCGAGGAGGCCATCAAGGCTTACACGAAAGCCATCGAGCTGCGTCCGTTCTTCGCCGAGGCTCACGTGGGGCTCGGCGACGCGCTGGCCGCCAAGGGTGATATCGATCCCGCGGTGACCGCGTACCGCAAGGGGCTCGACTACAACCCGATGAACGCGAAGGTGCACGTGAGCCTCGGGAAGATCTACTACTCCGAGAAGGGCCTCTACTACGAGTCGGTGACCGCCTACAAGAAGGCGATCGAGCTCGATCCCGCGTACCTCGAGGCGCGGACGGGCCTGGCCGAGGTCTACGAGGACAAGGGGCTCTACAAAGAGGCCATCGAGGAGTATCGCAAGGTCGTCGACGCGGACGCCAAGAACACGGGAGCGCTCTACAACCTGGCGCTGGTGTACGAGAAGGTGGATCCGAAGGAATCGATCTCGCTGTGGGAGCGGTACATTGCACTGGCCAGCAGCCTGCCGTCCGAGAAGGATTGGGTCGACGTCGCCAAGCTCCACTTGAAGAAGCTCAAGCACCAGCAACCCAACTAG